In a single window of the Lodderomyces elongisporus chromosome 4, complete sequence genome:
- the MET32 gene encoding transcriptional regulator of sulfur amino acid metabolism, which produces MSQSYKEILDSFDHNHQSHIASDRNTNFRQPDTRRKPLSISQITASSGSNSNSNSNLALGTQSKPISPVILPSQDHFSSNLEHFQHHQQSKQKGQGLEHTEHSPSHFEIQLAKQRSREEQVQQQQQQQQRLGSPYHQQSHQVEHRQRTPQFLNRSYSQQNILSRQTPPPQQQPPPPQQQHSNREINRAMSFTMFSPNPASPLYPSTSANSIKPSNERSNSHHNVKNIKSNKSSSPPAKKFKHDSHHNHHNHHPHNNNELFFGSSSLHQQGTSPIPTSQPIVSSTRTTLRRERTPENENEDQRFLRLARDALVATAQGINEQNRGIVDPTISDLLTRLQYASSPHGNPISNSKHLEANENGQLNVQGFYQNFPNLSNNIFTGSPHGGDGGVGLGVGAGVGAGVDTTPGGTKADEYKASEQKDETIKSAPLLNSRHHPAGNEQGWNFLIGEALHLKADSERNPMAQLENTSVDFTAAKANNARQSVSTSRKKFKGEGVRKFPCDKCSMSFRRSSDLKRHEKQHLSIPPNICEFCGKGFARKDALKRHVGTLTCKRNANKKLYIENLEHLNGRGGVGGIGAKSGDIDELSEDEVEEDEEEDGEEAEEEEDEVDGGENGNHEGIGRKTVNEYGEIGKRDDNEHDRSGGGISKNSTKKNKKSNEEQHEIEDDDEEEIQRKFPTYGYQKENWQ; this is translated from the coding sequence atgaGCCAGCTGTATAAGGAAATACTAGACTCCTTTGACCATAATCATCAAAGCCATATTGCGAGTGATCGGAATACTAACTTTCGTCAACCAGATACCAGAAGGAAACCGCTTTCGATCTCACAAATAACTGCTAGCTCAggttcaaattcaaattcaaattcaaatttagCACTAGGAACACAATCGAAACCCATTTCTCCAGTTATACTACCATCTCAAGATCATTTTCTGTCGAATTTAGAACATTTTCAGCACCATCAACAAAGTAAACAAAAGGGACAGGGACTTGAACACACCGAGCATAGTCCATCACACTTTGAGATACAATTAGCAAAGCAAAGGTCGAGAGAAGAGCAAgtacagcaacaacagcaacaacagcaaagaTTGGGTCTGCCGTATCACCAACAATCCCATCAAGTAGAGCACCGCCAAAGAACGCCACAGTTTTTAAATAGGTCTTATTCGCAACAAAATATTTTATCACGGCAAACACCcccaccacaacaacaaccacccccaccacaacagcaacatAGTAACAGAGAGATTAACAGGGCAATGAGTTTTACAATGTTTTCACCAAATCCTGCTAGTCCATTATATCCTAGCACATCAGCCAACAGCATCAAACCAAGCAACGAGAGATCCAATAGTCATCATAATGTCAAGAATATCAAGAGCAATAAAAGCTCTTCGCCGCCGGCAAAAAAGTTCAAGCATGACTCTCACCACAATCACCACAATCACCATCCTCACAATAACAACgaattgttttttggaAGCAGTAGTCTacatcaacaaggcacttCGCCCATACCTACTAGCCAACCAATAGTAAGCTCTACGCGTACAACACTAAGACGGGAAAGGACACCCgagaatgagaatgaaGATCAACGATTTTTGAGGTTGGCCAGAGACGCTTTAGTTGCCACAGCTCAAGGAATCAATGAACAGAACCGAGGGATTGTAGACCCTACAATCCTGGACCTCTTGACTCGTTTGCAATATGCTAGTTCTCCGCATGGTAATCCAATATCAAATCTGAAACATTTGGaagcaaatgaaaatggaCAGTTGAATGTCCAAGGGTTTTATCAGAATTTTCCCAACCTAAGTAACAATATTTTCACTGGCAGCCCACATGGAGGTGATGGAGGAGTTGGATTGGGAGTGGGTGCAGGAGTGGGCGCAGGAGTAGACACGACCCCGGGAGGAACTAAAGCTGATGAATACAAAGCAAGTGAACAGAAAGATGAGACAATCAAATCCGCTCCGTTGCTTAATAGTAGACATCATCCAGCTGGTAACGAGCAAGGATGGAATTTTCTTATTGGTGAAGCCTTACATTTAAAAGCGGATAGCGAGAGAAACCCTATGGCACAACTTGAAAATACAAGTGTTGATTTTACTGCCGCAAAGGCTAATAATGCACGTCAGCTGGTTTCGACATCACGCAAGAAGTTTAAAGGTGAAGGTGTACGGAAGTTTCCTTGTGACAAATGTTCAATGTCGTTCCGTCGCTCATCAGATTTGAAACGGCATGAAAAACAGCACTTGTCTATTCCGCCCAATATATGTGAGTTTTGTGGTAAAGGTTTTGCTAGAAAGGATGCGTTGAAAAGACATGTTGGAACATTGACATGTAAGCGGAATGCGAATAAGAAATTGTATATTGAAAATCTTGAGCATCTAAATGGCAGAGGCGGTGTAGGTGGTATAGGTGCCAAGTCAGGTGATATCGATGAGCTAAGTGAGGAcgaagtagaagaagatgaagaagaagatggagaagaagcagaagaagaagaagatgaagttgATGGTGGTGAAAACGGCAACCATGAAGGAATAGGGAGGAAAACTGTGAATGAATATGGGGAGATAGGCAAGAGAGATGATAATGAACATGATCGTAGTGGAGGTGGTATTAGCAAGAATAGtacgaagaagaataagaaacTGAATGAGGAGCAGCATGAAATCGAGGATGATGACGAGGAAGAGATACAACGAAAGTTTCCTACTTATGGATATCAAAAGGAGAATTGGCAGTGA